One window of Fusarium keratoplasticum isolate Fu6.1 chromosome 2, whole genome shotgun sequence genomic DNA carries:
- a CDS encoding MFS domain-containing protein, which yields MRKIDFRLLPPLTILYIVAFMDRSNIGNAKVAGMNDELGLTSSQYNIALTVFFFPYAVFEVPSNIVLKLMRPSHWITILVIAWGTVLTCQGLVKNYEQLVATRALLGFTEAGFFPAATYLLTTWYCRWELQTRLAVFFSAASLAGAFSGLLAFGISHMDGIAGLSGWRWIFILEGIFTVALGTLIPWLLPDSPVLASFLTQNEKDFVMARLEADSGTSRGRVDTQGGSFKWKYLKDALLDWHIYLGVIMFLGQSIATYGFSFSAPTIIFELGYTAQQAQLLTIPIYFAGACSTLVFARLADKRRKRWPFILIPFSIAAVGFIALLSIPHPRLPGLTYSVLFLITSGLYPAVIGCITWVGNNLAPTFKRAIGMALLMTLGNLGGAIGSNIFLAEQSPQYWLGYGFSLGVIMLAILSIFALRYSNRALNRKRDLMNEEEILSRYTREEIIDMGDKSPLYRYVW from the exons ATGCGAAAAATCGACTTCCGACTCCTCCCGCCCCTTACGATTCTTTACATTGTTGCATTTATGGATCGGTCGAATATCGGCAATGCGAAGGTTGCAGGGATGAATGACGAGCTCGGCCTAACAAGCTCGCAATATAATATTGCTTTGAccgtcttttttttcccctaCGCCGTATTCGAAGTTCCGAGCAACATTGTTTTAAAGCTTATGAGGCCATCCCATTGGATAACCATCCTGGTTATTGCTTGGGGCACC GTCTTGACATGCCAAGGTCTCGTTAAAAACTATGAACAGCTCGTAGCTACCCGAGCTCTTTTGGGGTTTACGGAAGCCGGATTCTTTCCCGCGGCCACGTATCTCTTAACGACTTGGTACTGCAGATGGGAGCTTCAGACACGGCTCGctgtcttcttctctgcgGCGTCATTAGCAGGGGCCTTCTCTGGCCTCCTAGCCTTCGGAATCTCTCACATGGATGGCATTGCAGGTCTAAGTGGGTGGCGGTggatcttcatcctcgaagGGATATTTACGGTTGCCCTTGGCACTCTGATTCCTTGGCTTCTGCCAGATTCTCCCGTTCTAGCATCTTTCTTAACTCAGAATGAGAAGGATTTCGTAATGGCACGACTCGAGGCGGACTCTGGTACGAGCAGAGGTCGAGTTGATACTCAGGGTGGCTCCTTCAAGTGGAAGTATCTCAAGGATGCTTTGCTTGACTGGCATATTTACCTTGGTGTTATCATGTTTCTGGGCCAGAG CATCGCGACCTACGGTTTTAGCTTCTCGGCACCGACAATCATCTTCGAACTCGGCTATACCGCCCAACAAGCGCAACTCCTCACAATTCCTATTTACTTTGCTGGGGCTTGCTCTACCCTTGTGTTCGCCAGGCTGGCAGACAAGCGAAGAAAGCGGTGGCCCTTTATTCTGATCCCTTTCTCGATTGCTGCCGTCGGTTTTATTGCTCTTCTTTCGATTCCCCATCCTAGACTTCCAGGTCTTACTTATTCAGTCCTCTTTCTCATCACCTCCGGTCTCTACCCAGCGGTTATTGGCTGTATAACCTGGGTGGGCAATAACCTTGCGCCTACCTTCAAGCGTGCTATTGGTATGGCCCTACTTATGACTCTCGGCAACCTCGGAGGCGCTATTGGTTCCAACATCTTCCTTGCCGAGCAGTCCCCGCAGTATTGGCTCGGGTACGGATTCTCTCTCGGTGTTATCATGCTTGCTATTCTGTCGATATTCGCCTTGCGATATTCAAACCGGGCTCTGAATCGCAAACGAGATCTGATGAATGAAGAGGAAATTCTATCTCGTTACACTCGAG AAGAAATAATTGATATGGGCGATAAGTCACCATTGTACCGATACGTCTGGTGA
- a CDS encoding HET domain-containing protein, translating into MQSARSGRKRCSYVSPDTTTRKRARKTSGGILSTEHGTATTAVEDINAKVTPHRLCTVCTATISKSHLLNGRMREIKMTLNSWGCTERWEQFAHQPSLEALKSSARDGCHLCSLLCTIVNEKSIDQVIEDEKKEAANDVPNPLEGYGPHPLTALNTAPHVRQERKRQLQRRMEQLDQIKDDLSAKIAGVVLQFRWGCNEWDERVEAKWGSYVSINLELDWHLNYPMETNGRRSLSIYRTEYVRSQGEKWESNRDDPIDVVHDAQISASTGSDASLNLANRWLAKCKKEHAVCRKAVRSASKFPTRLLDLGSGKDQTIRLREGLGRKEFVSLTHRWGNTQPLRLLQGNVETFKTEIKPEDLPKTFRDAVTITRKLRYRYLWIDSLCIIQDSKEDWMTESAIMGHIYRCSALNISAGGAEDSSSGCFVTREPLQHRACILTGDATAGLCVPRCCPSEWRNHDGSSTISRGWVFQERMLAPRTLHYSRKTISWECICLDATEGWPEGDTWDWERDRRYRRPKEIFQTLCDFQRPAENPTFPLANKDMEAFYHAWAELVNNYSNKKLTQGSDKLVALHGVMSLIAESTGLRQAAGMWLDYLHLDLMWSTWNQAEKRPEFYDPTKYRAPSWSWACVDSGVRLECRDLHRGKNENILGLSMWMSYTLTQQFRVAGVVVSARPNGLASYGHLAIEGRVRKMEWNENSGVEGFKHNRQARSVSDQWSPDFLRATSLENWGLLLLTGTGPSNVKDARVDVIIALDRVEVEGDKEWVFRRAGYVEQHYWEGDTYPIFQDSRDEVNERIYLI; encoded by the coding sequence ATGCAATCCGCTAGGTCCGGGCGAAAACGCTGCAGCTATGTCAGCCCGGACACGACAACCAGAAAGCGCGCAAGAAAGACCTCAGGTGGCATCCTCAGCACAGAACATGGCACAGCGACAACCGCGGTCGAAgacatcaacgccaaggtGACGCCTCACAGACTATGCACCGTGTGTACGGCAACTATCTCCAAGTCCCACCTCCTCAATGGCCGCATGCGCGAGATCAAGATGACACTCAATTCATGGGGGTGCACCGAGAGGTGGGAGCAGTTCGCCCATCAGCCCTCTCTCGAAGCTTTGAAATCCTCGGCCAGGGACGGATGCCATCTATGCTCTCTCCTCTGCACAATAGTCAATGAGAAATCCATCGACCAGGtcatcgaggatgagaaaAAGGAGGCCGCCAACGATGTTCCCAACCCACTAGAAGGCTATGGTCCCCACCCCTTGACCGCACTTAACACAGCGCCTCACGTCCGTCAGGAGAGAAAGCGGCAGCTGCAGCGTCGTATGGAGCAGCTGGATCAAATAAAAGACGACCTGTCTGCCAAGATTGCGGGGGTTGTTTTGCAATTCCGCTGGGGCTGTAATGAGTGGGATGAAAGGGTCGAGGCAAAATGGGGTTCATATGTGTCGATCAACCTAGAGTTGGATTGGCACCTGAACTATCCAATGGAGACGAATGGCCGAAGGTCCTTGTCCATCTACCGCACTGAGTACGTACGATCACAGGGTGAAAAGTGGGAATCAAATCGAGACGATCCCATCGATGTCGTTCATGACGCCCAGATAAGCGCGTCCACCGGCTCGGACGCTTCGCTCAATCTGGCGAATCGCTGGCTGGCCAAGTGCAAAAAGGAGCACGCTGTTTGTCGAAAGGCTGTCCGGTCGGCCAGCAAGTTTCCCACGCGGCTTTTGGACCTGGGGTCTGGAAAGGACCAGACCATTCGGCTACGTGAGGGCCTCGGGAGAAAAGAATTCGTGTCTCTCACTCACCGCTGGGGCAACACACAGCCATTACGCCTCCTCCAAGGCAACGTCGAGACTTTCAAGACAGAAATCAAGCCAGAGGATCTCCCAAAAACGTTCCGAGATGCAGTCACGATCACGCGGAAGCTCAGGTACCGATACCTCTGGATCGACTCACTCTGCATCATTCAAGACTCCAAGGAGGATTGGATGACGGAATCGGCCATCATGGGGCATATATACCGGTGCTCAGCGCTGAATATCTCTGCTGGTGGCGCCGAAGATAGCAGCTCGGGGTGCTTCGTTACGCGAGAGCCCTTGCAACACAGAGCGTGTATCCTGACGGGCGATGCCACTGCCGGCCTATGCGTCCCGCGATGCTGCCCGAGCGAATGGCGCAACCACGACGGCTCCAGCACCATCTCCCGCGGCTGGGTATTTCAGGAGCGCATGCTCGCACCACGCACCCTTCACTACAGCCGCAAGACTATCTCCTGGGAGTGTATCTGCCTCGACGCAACCGAAGGCTGGCCAGAAGGTGATACGTGGGACTGGGAACGGGACAGACGATACCGCCGACCGAAGGAGATCTTCCAAACCCTCTGCGACTTCCAGCGCCCAGCCGAGAACCCTACATTCCCTctcgccaacaaggacaTGGAAGCCTTCTACCACGCTTGGGCcgagctcgtcaacaacTACTCGAACAAGAAGTTGACGCAGGGCAGCGACAAGCTCGTCGCGCTGCATGGCGTAATGAGCCTCATCGCCGAGTCGACTGGGCTGCGTCAGGCTGCGGGCATGTGGCTCGATTacctccatctcgacctgATGTGGAGCACATGGAACCAGGCCGAGAAGCGGCCCGAATTCTACGACCCGACTAAATACCGCGCTCcaagctggagctgggctTGCGTCGACTCGGGCGTGCGGCTCGAATGTCGCGACCTGCACCGCGGCAAAAACGAGAACATTCTCGGCTTGTCCATGTGGATGTCGTACACGCTTACCCAGCAGTTCCGGGTCGCAGGGGTAGTCGTCTCGGCACGGCCCAACGGGCTGGCTTCATACGGTCACCTTGCCATTGAAGGGCGTGTGAGAAAGATGGAATGGAACGAGAACTCAGGCGTCGAGGGCTTCAAGCACAATAGGCAGGCCCGGAGCGTGTCGGACCAATGGTCGCCCGACTTTTTGCGTGCCACATCGCTCGAGAACTGGGGCCTACTGCTCCTGACGGGGACCGGGCCGTCGAATGTGAAGGATGCACGGGTCGATGTCATTATAGCTTTGGACagggtcgaggttgagggtgACAAAGAGTGGGTGTTTAGGAGGGCGGGCTATGTTGAGCAGCACTACTGGGAGGGGGATACATATCCTATTTTTCAGGATAGCAGGGACGAGGTAAATGAGCGgatttatcttatttaa
- a CDS encoding FAD-binding PCMH-type domain-containing protein translates to MIQIANIRMRLAQLAFGLSLQRLALAENALDCARDACTALAAALPGNVAYPNTTPYIQANNFWSDRQAEVHPQCFVTPRSTEQVSSVIKILTSRNAPFTVKSGGHTAFAGGSNIADGVTVDLVYLNDITVSADRQTVSVGPGNRWINVSETLDPLKLAVVGGRVADVGVSGLILGGGISYFSGLKGWACDNVRNFEVVVSSGDIVNASPTIHPDLYWALRGGGGSNFGIVTRFDLASFDQGDLWTSSLIFPGALNSTLIPLFQNLTVNGLPSDPAAHTYFVLTYQPSLGGYIALTSFYHATIPSPPDSTPPVFAQFQSIPSPISNSTLVTNISTQSRIIDIPYGSRQTWWDTTVSATSATLLTDIVPLFEARNAALFAAAKGSNITPFLVFQPIPVNVLSAMQKNGGNALGLESSDGPLMIVQLTTTWEDARLDRLVEDSSRELIAKIESIAKKRKLDNGFVYMNYAGNTQQVQKRYGKDNNRRLKQIARKWDPQGKLAQLWRGYFKLDG, encoded by the exons ATGATACAGATTGCCAATATCAGGATGAGACTCGCTCAATTGGCCTTTGGCCTTAGCCTGCAGCGACTGGCGCTAGCAGAGAATGCTCTGGACTGCGCACGCGACGCG TGTACTGCTCTCGCAGCAGCCTTGCCAGGCAATGTGGCATATCCCAACACCACACCCTACATTCAGGCCAACAATTTCTGGTCAGATCGACAAGCTGAGGTGCATCCTCAATGCTTCGTGACTCCAAGAAGTACGGAACAAGTCTCGAGCGTCATCAAGATCCTCACGTCACGAAATGCACCCTTCACAGTCAAAAGTGGTGGACACACCGCCTTCGCCGGGGGCTCCAACATCGCCGACGGCGTGACAGTCGACCTGGTGTACCTTAATGACATCACTGTCTCGGCCGATCGCCAGACTGTCTCCGTCGGACCTGGCAACCGTTGGATTAATGTCTCCGAAACCCTCGACCCGCTTAAACTGGCCGTCGTGGGCGGGCGTGTCGCAGACGTCGGCGTAAGCGGACTGATCCTCGGAGGCGGTATCTCATACTTCTCTGGCCTGAAAGGGTGGGCTTGCGACAATGTGCGCAACTTTGAAGTCGTGGTTTCGTCGGGCGACATTGTCAATGCGTCCCCAACGATACATCCAGACCTATACTGGGCGCTTCGCGGAGGCGGTGGCTCGAATTTCGGCATCGTGACGCGCTTCGACCTGGCTTCATTTGACCAGGGTGACCTTTGGACCAGCTCGTTAATCTTCCCGGGTGCTTTAAACAGCACGCTGATACCGCTGTTCCAGAACTTGACGGTCAATGGCCTACCGAGTGACCCGGCGGCTCACACATACTTTGTTTTAACCTACCAGCCTTCCCTCGGGGGGTATATCGCTCTCACCAGCTTCTATCATGCCACCATCCCTTCGCCGCCGGACAGCACTCCTCCTGTATTTGCCCAGTTTCAATCTATCCCATCGCCCATTTCCAACTCCACGCTAGTCACCAACATCTCGACGCAATCCAGGATAATCGACATCCCATACGGCTCACGGCAAACATGGTGGGACACAACCGTCTCTGCTACCTCTGCGACCCTGCTCACCGACATCGTGCCCCTCTTTGAAGCCCGAAACGCCGCTCTGTTTGCAGCCGCCAAAGGAAGTAACATTACCCCGTTCCTGGTCTTTCAGCCTATTCCCGTAAATGTCCTCTCCGCAATGCAGAAAAATGGCGGAAATGCTCTGGGCCTGGAATCCTCGGATGGACCCTTGATGATAGTACAGTTGACGACAACCTGGGAGGACGCACGGCTAGACAGGCTCGTCGAGGACAGCTCACGGGAGCTGAttgccaagatcgagagCATAGCAAAGAAGCGTAAGCTAGACAATGGGTTCGTCTACATGAACTATGCAGGAAACACACAGCAAGTGCAGAAGCGATATGGCAAGGATAATAATCGCAGGTTGAAGCAGATTGCCAGAAAGTGGGACCCCCAGGGAAAGCTGGCGCAGCTTTGGAGAGGTTATTTCAAGCTGGATGGGTAG
- a CDS encoding CFEM domain-containing protein has protein sequence MGFPTNTILFRILALAVAVCATTTAPTPKPTTLPGLVSEIPSCVAGCLENIHEQIGCDAANLECLCSDVGSLVAKMGPCIIKHGCELDEASDGTYLIRPVCDRMGDKPDDAEVVSASKVLDAAIATQATVDASSTSTNAAGNVGYDTIRVFAAGAVVGLVI, from the exons ATGGGTTTCCCtaccaacaccatcctcttccGCATCCTCGCCCTAGCCGTGGCAGTTTGCGCTACAACGACTGCGCCAACCCCAAAGCCAACAACTTTGCCCGGCCTTGTTTCCGAGATCCCTTCTTGCGTAGCTGGATGCCTTGAGAACATTCATGAACAAATTGGCTGTGATGCAGCCAACCTTGAGTGTCTCTGCTCCGATGTGGGAAGCCTGGTTGCCAAAATGGGACCTTGCATCATCAAGCACGGATGCGAACTCGACGAAGCTTCAG ATGGCACTTACTTGATTCGGCCTGTCTGCGATAGAATGGGCGATAAGCctgacgatgccgaggttGTCTCCGCCTCCAAGGTCCTCGACGCAGCTATTGCAACTCAAGCCACGGtcgatgcctcctcaacctccactAATGCGGCTGGAAACGTTGGCTATGACACTATCAGGGTTTTTGCAGCCGGTGcggttgttggtcttgttATCTGA
- a CDS encoding HET domain-containing protein, with protein sequence MPDMGKLRAKRPPTTVSSSGIEKRSKKASSFHYEPLDPARKEIRLLELFPGKPGSRVITRLFNVSLDEKPIFEALSYTWGPPRPTYDIFVNGAKFPVGRNLRKALDDLRHASEPRVIWTDAICINQPDNAEKEHQIKLMQTIYATAQVVCAWLDHNVQPITSVFEDLENLGKGVELDDFQDPSYWYPVADIFRNPYWRRLWIQQELILAPKIQVYCRRDSFDGAQLMQFQDKVGVIKREMVQFTGPLSELSRYIDGSTKDSFTPEILGGGILRARESLLKGRQVHREKDVERFKITRDILGSSLLHLFLQASGLKMTEPRDRVYGVLGLVADIDQDAVWVDYQAPIINIYSQVFSLFLDKYHDLSFLAFEGNHAPKAPSDREGLPTWMPHVTINWGPINASRACGTTRATRASINQNTLTLSAEGLLVDTVSFVGNREEAGGQPILEWLQKLEGYCRRLWPDAAESPLYEKDEVTSLLFSWLRDQRYRAMYHQDKPTPARRVSLLRALCLAATKVEQQEFSLRHVVFGGYTPTDVLSKDERAALIPMLHISYVVFVGTSGGWLGTLDKDSGVNSGDQVWILFGCRIPVILRPIPNTTNRFTVVGYGIFPGLMRGEAIKEEESTGMKLKGTQIEIE encoded by the coding sequence ATGCCTGATATGGGAAAGCTACGTGCAAAGCGACCACCGACGACGGTGTCTTCGTCGGGCATCGAAAAGAGGTCGAAAAAAGCCTCATCGTTCCATTACGAGCCTCTGGATCCcgcaagaaaagaaatacGACTTTTGGAGCTATTCCCTGGGAAGCCTGGTAGTAGGGTTATCACGCGTCTCTTCAACGTCTCTTTGGATGAGAAGCCCATCTTCGAGGCGCTCAGCTACACATGGGGACCACCTCGGCCAACCTACGACATCTTTGTCAATGGCGCCAAGTTCCCCGTGGGTCGAAATCTCAGGAAAGCTCTGGATGACCTGCGACACGCAAGCGAGCCTCGCGTTATCTGGACGGATGCCATCTGCATCAACCAGCCTGACAACGCCGAGAAGGAGCATCAGATTAAGTTGATGCAAACGATATACGCCACTGCGCAAGTTGTCTGCGCTTGGCTTGATCACAACGTACAGCCTATTACATCTGTGTTTGAAGACTTGGAAAACCTTGGCAAAGGAGTAGAGCTCGACGACTTTCAAGATCCGTCGTATTGGTACCCGGTCGCGGACATCTTTCGCAACCCATACTGGCGTCGATTGTGGATACAGCAAGAACTGATCCTTGCTCCAAAGATTCAGGTGTATTGTCGCCGAGATTCTTTTGACGGGGCGCAGTTGATGCAATTCCAGGACAAAGTGGGCGTCATCAAGCGCGAGATGGTTCAATTCACCGGCCCTTTGTCTGAGCTTTCTCGCTACATAGACGGGAGTACAAAAGACTCTTTTACCCCCGAGATTCTGGGAGGTGGCATACTACGTGCCAGGGAGAGTCTGCTTAAGGGTCGTCAGGTTCACAGGGAGAAAGACGTGGAACGTTTCAAGATAACCCGAGACATCCTTGGATCGTCATTGCTGCATCTATTCCTCCAGGCATCTGGCTTGAAGATGACTGAGCCTAGAGATCGTGTCTATGGCGTCTTAGGACTTGTCGCAGACATAGACCAGGACGCGGTTTGGGTTGACTACCAGGctcccatcatcaacataTACTCTCAAGTATTCAGTCTTTTTCTGGACAAATATCACGACCTCTCATTTCTGGCTTTCGAAGGAAACCACGCACCCAAGGCTCCTTCGGATCGAGAGGGCCTCCCGACCTGGATGCCGCATGTTACCATCAACTGGGGGCCCATCAATGCGAGTCGAGCTTGTGGTACTACTCGAGCGACCCGCGCTTCTATCAATCAAAATACTTTGACTCTTTCTGCAGAAGGACTTTTGGTTGACACAGTCTCCTTTGTAGGAAACCGGGAAGAAGCAGGTGGTCAGCCCATTCTTGAGTGGTTGCAAAAGCTGGAAGGATACTGTCGACGGCTTTGGCCAGATGCGGCCGAGTCACCCCTCTACGAGAAAGACGAAGTCACGTCGCTGCTATTCTCATGGTTGAGAGATCAACGTTACCGTGCCATGTACCACCAAGATAAGCCAACGCCAGCGAGGAGAGTCTCCTTACTTCGGGCCCTGTGCCTGGCAGCAACCAAGGTGGAGCAGCAGGAATTTAGTCTCCGACACGTCGTTTTTGGAGGATACACGCCCACAGATGTTTTATCGAAAGACGAAAGGGCGGCACTGATACCAATGCTTCATATCAGCTACGTGGTATTCGTAGGGACATCAGGTGGATGGCTGGGGACTCTAGATAAAGATTCTGGTGTCAACTCAGGAGACCAGGTCTGGATTCTATTTGGCTGCCGGATCCCGGTCATTCTACGACCAATCCCTAATACGACGAACCGATTTACTGTAGTCGGATATGGGATTTTCCCAGGGTTAATGCGGGGAGAGgctatcaaggaggaggagagtaCAGGCATGAAACTCAAAGGCACCCAAATTGAGATAGAGTAA